A portion of the Camelus ferus isolate YT-003-E chromosome 16, BCGSAC_Cfer_1.0, whole genome shotgun sequence genome contains these proteins:
- the ZBTB4 gene encoding zinc finger and BTB domain-containing protein 4, producing the protein MPPPAEVTDPSHAPAVLRQLNEQRLRGLFCDVTLIAGDTKFPAHRSVLAASSPFFREALLASAPLPLPPITGGSAPNPATTTAASSSSSSSSSSSSSSSSSSSSSSSSSSSSSSPPPASPPASSPPRVLELPGVPAAAFSDVLNFIYSARLALPGGGGDGAAVAEIGALGRRLGISRLQGLGEGGDAWIPPAPAPMATSQPEEDSFGPGTRPAREWEGDRAEAQAPDSQPLLPRRPLPCPRCGKSFIHPKRLQTHEAQCRRGAGTRGSAGVGTGGSGPSGPAGVDASALPPPVGFRGGPEHVVKVVGGHVLYVCAACERSYVTLSSLKRHSNVHSWRRKYPCRYCEKVFALAEYRTKHEVWHTGERRYQCIFCWETFVTYYNLKTHQRAFHGISPGLLASEKTPNGGYKPKLNTLKLYRLLPMRAAKRPYKTYSQGAPEAPLSPSLNTPAPAAMPTSPPPGPPPAPEPGPPPSVITFAHPAPSVIVHGGSSSAGAGSGPASTGGAQAASVITYTAPPRPPKKREYPPPPPEPAATLTSPATAGSPATAAGPATAAEEAKGRNPRAARTLTYTAKPAGGIGGGGGPPAGPGRGPSQLQAPPPLCQITVRIGEEAIVKRRISETDLRPGELSGEEMEESEEDDEEEDDEEEEEDEEEDEEEELKAGGEDQLWRPYYSYKPKRKAGAAGPGSSGGSGMPRGRRPPRWKQKLERRSWEETPAAEGPAGHARGERRHRCGDCAQTFATLRKLRKHQEAHSGGSHNSRAGRKPSTRFTCPHCAKVCKTAAALSRHGQRHAAERPGGTPTPVIAYSKGSAGTRPGDVKEEAPQEMQVSSSSGEAGGGSAAAEEASETASLQDPVISGGEEPSVVAGGGAYAYPPVQEFPLALIGSGRESGSGRGKPGSEGPLGAGEGDRLEGMGAAKVTFYPEPYPLVYGPQLLAAYPYNFSNLAALPVALNMVLPDEKGGGALPFLPGVFGYAVNPQAAPPTPPTPPPPTLPPPVPPKGEGERAGVERTQKGDVG; encoded by the exons ATGCCCCCCCCAGCAGAGGTGACGGACCCGTCCCATGCCCCCGCTGTCCTGCGCCAGCTCAACGAGCAGCGGCTCCGTGGCCTCTTCTGTGACGTCACCCTCATAGCCGGAGACACCAAGTTCCCTGCTCACCGCAGTGTCCTGGCTGCTTCTAGTCCCTTCTTCAGAGAGGCCCTGCTGGCTTCAGCTCCTCTACCGCTCCCACCAATTACTGGGGGCTCAGCTCCCAACCCTGCCACCACCacagctgcctcctcttcctcctcctcctcttcttcctcctcctcctcttcctcctcttcttcctcttcttcgtCCTCCTcatcctcgtcctcctcctctccccctccagcctcGCCTCCTGCTTCATCCCCACCCCGGGTCCTAGAGCTGCCAggggtcccagcagctgccttCTCTGATGTCCTCAACTTCATCTACAGTGCCCGGCTGGCACTACCTGGCGGCGGAGGGGATGGGGCAGCTGTGGCAGAGATTGGAGCTCTGGGGCGGCGTCTGGGCATCTCCcgcctgcagggcctgggggagggaggtgatgcCTGGAtacctcctgccccagcccccatgGCCACCTCACAGCCTGAAGAAGACAGCTTCGGGCCTGGGACTAGGCCAGCCAGGGAGTGGGAGGGTGACAGGGCTGAGGCTCAGGCCCCTGACTCACAGCCCCTGCTGCCCCggcggcccctcccctgcccccgctGTGGGAAAAGCTTCATCCATCCCAAGCGGCTGCAGACCCATGAGGCACAGTGCCGTAGGGGAGCTGGCACTCGGGGGTCTGCAGGGGTGGGAACTGGGGGCTCTGGCCCCAGTGGCCCTGCAGGAGTCGatgcctcagccctgcccccaccggTGGGCTTCCGAGGTGGCCCTGAGCATGTGGTGAAGGTGGTGGGTGGCCACGTACTCTATGTGTGCGCGGCCTGTGAGCGTTCCTACGTGACCTTGTCCAGCCTGAAGCGGCACAGCAATGTCCACTCGTGGCGGAGGAAGTACCCCTGCCGCTACTGTGAGAAGGTGTTCGCCCTGGCTGAGTACCGTACCAAGCACGAGGTGTGGCACACCGGGGAGCGCAG GTACCAGTGCATCTTCTGCTGGGAGACCTTTGTCACTTATTATAACCTGAAGACCCACCAGCGAGCCTTCCATGGCATCAGCCCGGGCCTCCTAGCCAGTGAGAAGACGCCCAATGGAGGCTATAAGCCCAAGCTCAACACCCTCAAGCTGTACCGCCTGCTCCCCATGCGGGCAGCCAAGCGGCCCTACAAGACCTATAGCCAGGGAGCCCCCGAGGCCCCCCTTTCTCCAAGCCTCAACACCCCGGCCCCTGCAGCAATGCCGACCAGCCCACCACCCGGACCCCCAcctgccccagagcctggcccccCACCCTCTGTCATCACTTTTGCCCACCCAGCTCCCTCTGTCATTGTCCACGGGGGCAGCAGCAGCGCTGGGGCGGGGAGTGGGCCGGCCAGCACAGGGGGTGCCCAAGCCGCCTCAGTCATCACTTACACTGCTCCCCCAAGGCCCCCCAAAAAACGTGAGTACCCACCTCCTCCCCCGGAGCCTGCAGCCACACTGACCAGCCCAGCCACAGCCGGCAGCCCAGCAACGGCCGCAGGGCCCGCCACAGCTGCAGAGGAGGCCAAGGGCCGGAACCCACGGGCCGCGAGGACTCTGACTTACACGGCCAAGCCAGCTGGCGGgattggcgggggtgggggtccccCTGCAGGGCCTGGCCGGGGCCCCTCCCAGCTACAGGCTCCACCTCCACTGTGTCAGATCACTGTGCGAATCGGTGAGGAGGCCATTGTAAAGCGCCGCATCTCAGAAACTGACCTACGTCCTGGGGAGCTAAgtggagaggagatggaggagagcgAGGAGGATGATGAAGAGGAGGacgatgaggaagaggaggaggacgaggaggaggatgaggaggaggagttgAAGGCCGGTGGGGAGGACCAGCTCTGGAGGCCCTACTACTCCTACAAGCCCAAGCGCAAGGCCGGAGCTGCAGGCCCGGGCAGCAGTGGGGGCAGCGGGATGCCCAGAGGCCGCCGGCCACCTCGCTGGAAACAGAAGCTGGAGCGAAGGAGCTGGGAGGAGACTCCGGCGGCTGAGGGCCCCGCAGGGCATGCCCGTGGCGAGCGGAGGCATCGCTGCGGGGACTGTGCCCAGACATTCGCCACCCTGAGGAAGCTGCGGAAGCACCAGGAGGCCCATAGCGGGGGCTCCCACAACTCCCGGGCTGGACGTAAGCCTTCTACCCGCTTCACCTGCCCTCACTGCGCCAAGGTGTGCAAGACGGCAGCAGCCCTGAGCCGCCACGGGCAGAGGCACGCAGCCGAGCGGCCCGGGGGCACCCCCACACCTGTCATTGCCTACTCCAAGGGCAGCGCTGGCACCAGACCCGGGGATGTCAAGGAGGAGGCCCCCCAAGAGATGCAAGTCTCTTCATCCAGCGGGGAGGCAGGTGGCGGGAGCGCTGCTGCTGAGGAAGCTTCCGAGACCGCCTCACTCCAGGACCCTGTCATCTCAGGGGGTGAGGAGCCCTCAGTGGTGGCAGGAGGGGGTGCCTATGCATACCCACCTGTGCAGGAATTTCCCCTGGCTCTGATTGGGAGCGGCCGGGAATCTGGCAGTGGCAGGGGAAAACCTGGGAGTGAGGGGCCactaggggctggggagggggaccgGCTGGAGGGGATGGGGGCTGCCAAAGTCACCTTCTACCCTGAGCCCTACCCACTCGTCTATGGCCCCCAACTCCTTGCCGCCTACCCTTACAACTTCAGCAACTTGGCCGCTCTCCCAGTTGCTCTTAACATGGTCCTACCTGATGAGAAGGGTGGGGGGGCCCTTCCCTTCCTACCAGGGGTCTTTGGCTACGCAGTCAATCCTCAAGCAGCACCCCCTACCCCCCCAACTCCACCCCCTCCAACTCTTCCTCCACCAGTGCCCCctaagggagaaggggaaagggcaggggttGAAAGAACCCAGAAGGGAGACGTGGGTTGA
- the CHRNB1 gene encoding acetylcholine receptor subunit beta isoform X2 translates to MIPGALLLLLGALGAPHAPGAQGSEAEGRLREKLFSGYDSSVRPAREVGDRVGVSIGLSLAQLISLNEKDEEMSTKVYLDLEWTDYRLSWDPAEHEGIDSLRITAQSVWLPDVVLLNNNDGNFDVALDINVVVSSDGSVRWQPPGIYRSSCSIQVTYFPFDWQNCTMVFSSYSYDSSEVSLQTGLGPDGQERQEVHIHEGTFIENGQWEIIHKPSRLIQPPVDPRGGREGRHEQVAFYLIIRRKPLFYLVNVIAPCILITLLAIFVFYLPPDAGEKMGLSIFALLTLTVFLLLLADKVPETSLSVPIIIKYLMFTMVLVTFSVILSVVVLNLHHRSPHTHQMPLWVRQIFIHKLPLYLGMKRPKPERDQMPEPPLVALRESPGSGWGRGTDEYFIRKPPNDFLFPKPNRFQPELSAPDLRRFIDGPNRTVGLPPELREVVSSISYIARQLQEKEDHDAGGRLSGIGQMEALNPPEMHYPFTHSLAS, encoded by the exons ATGATCCCAggggcgctgctgctgctgctgggggccctgggggctcCACACGCCCCAG gcGCCCAAGGCTCGGAGGCAGAGGGCCGACTTCGCGAGAAACTGTTCTCGGGCTACGATAGTTCGGTACGGCCGGCGCGGGAGGTGGGAGACCGCGTCGGTGTCAGCATTGGTCTTAGCCTGGCGCAACTTATCAGCCTG AACGAGAAGGATGAGGAGATGAGCACAAAGGTCTACTTAGACCTG GAGTGGACTGACTACAGGCTGAGCTGGGACCCTGCAGAGCACGAGGGCATCGATTCACTACGCATCACGGCCCAATCGGTGTGGCTACCAGATGTGGTGCTCCTAAACAA CAATGACGGGAATTTTGATGTTGCTCTGGACATCAACGTCGTGGTGTCCTCCGACGGCTCCGTGCGCTGGCAGCCCCCAGGCATCTATCGCAGCAGCTGCAGTATCCAG GTCACCTACTTCCCCTTTGACTGGCAGAACTGCACCATGGTGTTCAGTTCCTATAGCTATGACAGCTCAGAGGTCAGCCTGCAGACTGGCTTGGGTCCCGATGGGCAGGAACGGCAGGAAGTGCACATTCATGAAGGGACTTTCATTG aGAATGGCCAGTGGGAGATTATCCACAAGCCTTCTCGGCTAATCCAGCCTCCAGTGGATcctaggggagggagggaaggacggCATGAACAGGTTGCCTTCTACCTCATCATTCGCCGGAAGCCTCTCTTCTACCTGGTCAACGTCATTGCTCCGTGCATCCTCATCACTCTCCTGGCCATCTTCGTCTTCTACCTGCCACCAGATGCAG GAGAGAAGATGGGGCTCTCGATCTTTGCCCTGCTGACCCTTACTgtgttcctgctgctgctggcagaCAAAGTGCCTGAGACTTCCCTGTCTGTCCCCATCATTATCAAGTACCTCATGTTCACTATGGTGCTCGTCACTTTCTCAGTCATCCTTAGCGTCGTAGTCCTCAACCTGCACCATCGCTCACCCCACACCCACCAAATGCCCCTTTGGGTCCGTCAG ATCTTCATTCACAAACTTCCTCTGTATCTGGGTATGAAGAGGCCCAAACCCGAGAGAGACCAGATGCCAGAGCCGCCTCTAGTAGCCCTCAGGGAGTCTCCAGGAAGTGGCTGGGGTCGGGGAACAGATGAATATTTCATCCGCAAGCCACCGAATGattttctcttccccaaacccaACAG GTTCCAGCCTGAACTGTCTGCCCCGGACCTGCGGCGATTTATCGATGGTCCAAACCGGACTGTGGGTCTGCCTCCCGAGCTACGAGAGGTCGTTTCCTCGATCAGCTACATCGCTCGACAACTGCAGGAAAAGGAAGACCACGACGCG GGAGGAAGGCTAAGTGGAATTGGGCAGATGGAGGCTTTGAACCCACCTGAAATGCACTATCCATTTACTCACTCTTTGGCTTCTTGA
- the LOC102506816 gene encoding uncharacterized protein LOC102506816, translated as MAGVLKGPGSLSQEERRKSKERWLPVTPTSTCPTSPSHHRPPLRPASPCTSAASPLMPPRACSWPCWVGACPLASWASSPVWLTRLPTYPRWSCSDFDASSTSPLPCCLNCMVSHRWDLQMSGARPASMPCSESSASDAPTVRFRWCPLATLPPSTKVLPPSALLSLPFAFRTSVSVATTGVLVGQHPGTHHRCGTWARDTAKGDHGLLYHSGLRARFPGWPGPVARLSLLPTDSGLPVWLGEAGGLRAGPLCAADLCAAQRSSELELCVDSGDLCPGLLCVPELCGRQGPSHPSVRRPAL; from the exons ATGGCTGGAGTTCTGAAGGGCCCAGGCTCCCtgagccaggaggagaggaggaagtccAAGGAAAGATG GCTGCCAGTCACCCCTACTTCAACCTGCCCAACTTCACCCAGCCATCACCGCCCTCCACTCCGCCCAGCCTCCCCTTGCACCAGTGCTGCCAGCCCTCTGATGCCACCAAGGGCCTGCTCATGGCCCTGCTGGGTGGGGGCCTGCCCACTGGCTTCGTGGGCCTCTTCTCCTGTGTGGCTTACTAGGCTTCCCACTTACCCTCGCTGGAGCTGCTCAGATTTCGATGCTTCTTCCACCTCCCCATTGCCCTGCTGCTTAAACTGCATGGTGAGCCACCGTTGGGACCTCCAGATGTCCGGGGCCAGGCCTGCCTCCATGCCCTGCTCAGAGTCCTCAGCATCGGATGCACCTACAGTGCGGTTCAGATGGTGCCCACTGGCAACGCTGCCACCATCCACAAAGGTTCTTCCACCGTCTGCTCTGCTCTCCTTACCCTTTGCCTTTAGAACCAGCGTCTCAGTGGCTACGACTGGTGTGCTTGTTGGGCAGCACCCTGGGACTCATCATCGTTGTGGGACCTGGGCTAGGGACACTGCAAAAGGGGATCATGGGCTTCTATACCACTCTGGGCTACGTGCTCGCTTTCCTGGATGGCCTGGCCCTGTTGCCAGACTTTCTCTCCTGCCTACCGACAGTGGCCTTCCTGTTTGGCTTGGTGAGGCTGGTGGGCTCCGTGCTGGGCCTCTTTGTGCAGCGGACCTCTGTGCTGCCCAACGATCCTCTGAGTTGGAGCTGTGTGTGGACAGTGGGGATTTATGCCCTGGTCTCCTTTGTGTGCCCGAGCTATGCGGTCGCCAAGGCCCATCCCACCCTAGTGTGCGCCGTCCTGCACTCTGA
- the CHRNB1 gene encoding acetylcholine receptor subunit beta isoform X1 has product MIPGALLLLLGALGAPHAPGAQGSEAEGRLREKLFSGYDSSVRPAREVGDRVGVSIGLSLAQLISLNEKDEEMSTKVYLDLEWTDYRLSWDPAEHEGIDSLRITAQSVWLPDVVLLNNNDGNFDVALDINVVVSSDGSVRWQPPGIYRSSCSIQVTYFPFDWQNCTMVFSSYSYDSSEVSLQTGLGPDGQERQEVHIHEGTFIENGQWEIIHKPSRLIQPPVDPRGGREGRHEQVAFYLIIRRKPLFYLVNVIAPCILITLLAIFVFYLPPDAGEKMGLSIFALLTLTVFLLLLADKVPETSLSVPIIIKYLMFTMVLVTFSVILSVVVLNLHHRSPHTHQMPLWVRQIFIHKLPLYLGMKRPKPERDQMPEPPLVALRESPGSGWGRGTDEYFIRKPPNDFLFPKPNRFQPELSAPDLRRFIDGPNRTVGLPPELREVVSSISYIARQLQEKEDHDALKEDWQFVAMVVDRLFLWTFIIFTSVGTLVIFLDATYNLPPPDPFP; this is encoded by the exons ATGATCCCAggggcgctgctgctgctgctgggggccctgggggctcCACACGCCCCAG gcGCCCAAGGCTCGGAGGCAGAGGGCCGACTTCGCGAGAAACTGTTCTCGGGCTACGATAGTTCGGTACGGCCGGCGCGGGAGGTGGGAGACCGCGTCGGTGTCAGCATTGGTCTTAGCCTGGCGCAACTTATCAGCCTG AACGAGAAGGATGAGGAGATGAGCACAAAGGTCTACTTAGACCTG GAGTGGACTGACTACAGGCTGAGCTGGGACCCTGCAGAGCACGAGGGCATCGATTCACTACGCATCACGGCCCAATCGGTGTGGCTACCAGATGTGGTGCTCCTAAACAA CAATGACGGGAATTTTGATGTTGCTCTGGACATCAACGTCGTGGTGTCCTCCGACGGCTCCGTGCGCTGGCAGCCCCCAGGCATCTATCGCAGCAGCTGCAGTATCCAG GTCACCTACTTCCCCTTTGACTGGCAGAACTGCACCATGGTGTTCAGTTCCTATAGCTATGACAGCTCAGAGGTCAGCCTGCAGACTGGCTTGGGTCCCGATGGGCAGGAACGGCAGGAAGTGCACATTCATGAAGGGACTTTCATTG aGAATGGCCAGTGGGAGATTATCCACAAGCCTTCTCGGCTAATCCAGCCTCCAGTGGATcctaggggagggagggaaggacggCATGAACAGGTTGCCTTCTACCTCATCATTCGCCGGAAGCCTCTCTTCTACCTGGTCAACGTCATTGCTCCGTGCATCCTCATCACTCTCCTGGCCATCTTCGTCTTCTACCTGCCACCAGATGCAG GAGAGAAGATGGGGCTCTCGATCTTTGCCCTGCTGACCCTTACTgtgttcctgctgctgctggcagaCAAAGTGCCTGAGACTTCCCTGTCTGTCCCCATCATTATCAAGTACCTCATGTTCACTATGGTGCTCGTCACTTTCTCAGTCATCCTTAGCGTCGTAGTCCTCAACCTGCACCATCGCTCACCCCACACCCACCAAATGCCCCTTTGGGTCCGTCAG ATCTTCATTCACAAACTTCCTCTGTATCTGGGTATGAAGAGGCCCAAACCCGAGAGAGACCAGATGCCAGAGCCGCCTCTAGTAGCCCTCAGGGAGTCTCCAGGAAGTGGCTGGGGTCGGGGAACAGATGAATATTTCATCCGCAAGCCACCGAATGattttctcttccccaaacccaACAG GTTCCAGCCTGAACTGTCTGCCCCGGACCTGCGGCGATTTATCGATGGTCCAAACCGGACTGTGGGTCTGCCTCCCGAGCTACGAGAGGTCGTTTCCTCGATCAGCTACATCGCTCGACAACTGCAGGAAAAGGAAGACCACGACGCG CTGAAGGAGGACTGGCAATTTGTGGCCATGGTAGTGGACCGCCTCTTCCTGTGGACTTTCATCATCTTCACGAGCGTCGGGACCCTTGTCATCTTTCTGGACGCCACGTACAACTTGCCCCCTCCCGACCCCTTTCCTTGA
- the FGF11 gene encoding fibroblast growth factor 11 isoform X1 yields MAALASSLIRQKREVREPGGSRPVSAQRRVCPRGTKSLCQKQLLILLSKVRLCGGRPARPDRGPEPQLKGIVTKLFCRQGFYLQANPDGSIQGTPEDTSSFTHFNLIPVGLRVVTIQSTKLGHYMAMNAEGLLYSSPHFTAECRFKECVFENYYVLYASALYRQRRSGRAWYLGLDKEGRVMKGNRVKKTKAAAHFVPKLLEVAMYREPSLHSVPETSPSSPPAP; encoded by the exons ATGGCGGCGCTGGCCAGTAGCCTGATCCGGCAGAAGCGGGAGGTCCGCGAGCCCGGGGGCAGCCGGCCCGTGTCGGCGCAGCGGCGCGTGTGTCCCCGCGGCACCAAGTCCCTTTGCCAGAAGCAGCTCCTCATCTTGCTGTCCAAGGTGCGACTGTGCGGGGGGCGGCCCGCGCGGCCGGACCGCGGCCCGG AGCCTCAGCTCAAAGGCATCGTCACCAAACTGTTCTGCCGCCAGGGTTTCTACCTCCAGGCAAATCCTGACGGGAGCATCCAGGGCACCCCAGAGGACACCAGCTCTTTCA cccATTTCAACCTGATTCCCGTGGGGCTCCGTGTGGTCACCATCCAGAGTACCAAGCTGGGTCACTACATGGCCATGAATGCTGAGGGGCTGCTCTACAGCTCG CCACATTTCACAGCTGAGTGTCGCTTTAAGGAGTGCGTCTTTGAGAATTACTATGTCCTGTATGCCTCTGCTCTCTATCGCCAGCGCCGTTCTGGCCGGGCCTGGTACCTGGGCCTGGACAAGGAGGGCCGAGTCATGAAGGGAAATCGAGTCAAGAAGACCAAGGCAGCAGCCCACTTTGTGCCCAAGCTCCTGGAGG TGGCCATGTATCGGGAGCCTTCTCTCCACAGTGTCCCTGAGACCTCCCCTTCCAGTCCCCCTGCCCCCTGA
- the FGF11 gene encoding fibroblast growth factor 11 isoform X2: MAALASSLIRQKREVREPGGSRPVSAQRRVCPRGTKSLCQKQLLILLSKVRLCGGRPARPDRGPEPQLKGIVTKLFCRQGFYLQANPDGSIQGTPEDTSSFTHFNLIPVGLRVVTIQSTKLGHYMAMNAEGLLYSSRRSGRAWYLGLDKEGRVMKGNRVKKTKAAAHFVPKLLEVAMYREPSLHSVPETSPSSPPAP, translated from the exons ATGGCGGCGCTGGCCAGTAGCCTGATCCGGCAGAAGCGGGAGGTCCGCGAGCCCGGGGGCAGCCGGCCCGTGTCGGCGCAGCGGCGCGTGTGTCCCCGCGGCACCAAGTCCCTTTGCCAGAAGCAGCTCCTCATCTTGCTGTCCAAGGTGCGACTGTGCGGGGGGCGGCCCGCGCGGCCGGACCGCGGCCCGG AGCCTCAGCTCAAAGGCATCGTCACCAAACTGTTCTGCCGCCAGGGTTTCTACCTCCAGGCAAATCCTGACGGGAGCATCCAGGGCACCCCAGAGGACACCAGCTCTTTCA cccATTTCAACCTGATTCCCGTGGGGCTCCGTGTGGTCACCATCCAGAGTACCAAGCTGGGTCACTACATGGCCATGAATGCTGAGGGGCTGCTCTACAGCTCG CGCCGTTCTGGCCGGGCCTGGTACCTGGGCCTGGACAAGGAGGGCCGAGTCATGAAGGGAAATCGAGTCAAGAAGACCAAGGCAGCAGCCCACTTTGTGCCCAAGCTCCTGGAGG TGGCCATGTATCGGGAGCCTTCTCTCCACAGTGTCCCTGAGACCTCCCCTTCCAGTCCCCCTGCCCCCTGA